In the Pedobacter cryoconitis genome, GTAAAGATGTGTTCTGTCTTTACCCAATACATTATGTTCGTGCCCCGGATAAATCATATAATCCAGCTGTATATTATCATCTACAGCTTTTTTTACGAGTTCAACGGTATGTTGCTGTAGCACTACATTATCCTGTAATCCATGAATAAGCAATAATTTGCCTTTTAGTTTTTGAATCTGGTTAGTCAGGTCAGTTGCGGCATAACCTTCAGGGTTTTCTTTCGGTGTATCCATATAACGTTCTGTATACATAGCCTCATAAAAATTCCAGTTCGTCACGGCTCCGCCAGCTACTGCCGCTTTGAAAACACCGGGATGGTTCACCATAAAATCTACGGTATTAAAGCCACCAAAGCTCCAGCCAAATAAGCCCATATTTTTCTCATCAGTATAAGACAGCCCTTTCAAATAGTCTACAGCAGACATCATATCTTCCATCTGTACATCACCGACTTTTCTAAACATCGCTTGTTCAAATGCCTTTCCACGGTTATCACTTCCCCTGGTATCAATCACCATCACTACAAAGCCCTGCTCTGCAAGATATTGGAACCAATAATTACTTCCTCCTCCATTCCACTGGTCAAGAATTAATTGTGCATGTGAACCGCCATACCAGTAAACTACAACAGGATGTTTTTTAGTACTGTCAAGCCCTACAGGCTTAAATAAATTACAATAGATAGGATCGCCACTTTTTCCCTTGATCGTAAAAATGGATGACGCACCTAAAGCATAGTTCGCTAATGGATCTGCCGATTGGAAGATTTGCTTTTTAACTCCTTTTTTAACGTCCAGCAGCTCGACAGTGCCTGGATTTTTAGTAGAGCTGAAATTATCAAGGACAGTATTCCCCGAAGTACTTACTTCTGTTTTGTGCGCTGCAAAGCCCGAAGTGATTCTTTTCGACTGACCAGATTTAATGTTTACGACATATAAGTTCCTGGTGATCGGTGATTCTGCAGTGGAGACATAAAATAAGTTCTCACCTGTTGCATCGAAACCTTTGACTTCGGTAACTTCCCAATTCCCCTTAGTTAGCTGTTTAACCAATTTACCGTCTGTATTGTATAAGTATAATTGATTCCATCCATCACGGTTACTTTGCCAGATAAATTGCTGAGGATTCTTTTTAAGAAACAATGCAGGAACAAGTGGTTCGACATATTTCTCATCCCGCTCTTCAAAAAGTGTTTTTACATAACGACCAGTTTGCGCATCAAACTGTTTAAATTCCATATGATTTTGTCCGCGGTTTAAAACAGCGATATAAATAAATTTGTCGTCAGGGCTCCAGGCGATATTGGTCAGATACTGTTCTGCCGGCTCTCCTGTTTGAAGATAAACGACAGTTTGGGTTTCCGCATTGTAAACACCTACAGTTACTTCATGGATTTTATCTCCTGCCATAGGATATTTGATATTGATGTTTTTTGCCGGGCGGGTTGTCCAGTCAATGATTGGATAATCCGAAACCATGCTTTGATCCATCCGGTAAAAGGCTAGCTTTTTGCCTTGGTTACTCCAGAAAGTTCCTTTTGAAATGCCAAATTCGTCACGGTGTACTGAGGAGGCATAAACGATATTATCTGTTCCGTCAGTCGTTACTTGTTTTGCTTTTTTACCATCGGTCACAAATAAATTGTAATGATCCAGGTAAGCAGTATAGCCGGCAACACTTCTTTCGGCTTTATTTTGGCCAGCCAATTTACTGTCCATCAAAGTGGTGAAACTGCTTTTTACTGGATTATAAGCTAAGGATGCCCCATGAACAGGAATAATCCAATCTGCCCCCTGATTAAAGGAAATATCAGGCATCGTTTTTAAAGTATCCAGTTTTGCCGCACGCAATTTTTGATTGAGCTGAGTTAAGTTGAGCAATAGTTTCTCTTCTTTTGCTGCCGTACTCCCTGTAAACCAGACTACTCCACCATTTACAGTTTTACTATATGCGTAATCTTCTTTTCCATACAGAAATTGCAGATTCTTCAATTTTTGAGGGGCAAGCGTCGTACGTGCGTTGAACATAGCGTCTGTCATGCTCAGGTTTTTCTGCTGGCCGTTCACAATAACGGCGGCAGAAAGCAATACAGCGAATAAAACTAGTTTCTTCATTGATTTAAATTTGATGGCCAAATATAGCAATTATGGCTTACTGGGATGAATTTTACCCAATTTGGAAAATGCCTTGATAAACTAATATTTCGTATCAGCACAATAATAAATGTTAAATTATGTTAATACTGTAATTAATTCATCTGGTTATATTTTATGAAAGCGATCAAAGTATTCCTCCTTCCGGGATTAATCATCAAAAAATTGGGACTGACCAAACTCTATTATTGGTTCAACAGATAGCGGAACAAGCATCCGGCTACTCAGTAATATTTTCATTAGAATAAGCTTTTTTAAATCCCATTTGTTATTTTGAGCGGATTAGGCAAGCCTTATTAAAAAAACTGATGAATACAAAACACCTGAAAAACTATTTTGCAGTCTTAGGAATATTAGCAGCAAGCTATTCTTCTTATGCGCAAAAGGTTCCCACAAAGTTTATTGATCCTGCAAATATGGATCTGACTGTAAAACCCGGAGACGATTTTTATGAATATGCTAGTGGAACCTGGATTAAAAACAACCCTGTCCCTGCCAAGGAAACACGTTGGGGAAGTTTCAACGAATTAAGAGATTTTAACATTAATGCGGTCAAAAGCATTGTTGAAGAGGCTGCTGCAGACCGTTCTGCACCGGCTGGATCACCAAAGAAACGTGTGGGTGATTTTTACGCAGCCGCAATGGATAGCGCTACGATTGAAAAAGCAGGCTACACGCCTATTAAAGCCGATCTTGCCAGAATTAACAAGCTTAAGGATATCAAGGGCATACTGGATGAAGTTGTCCTGATGCGTACTTCTGGTATTGGAGCTCCGATGTATAGTTTCTATGTAGGCCAAGACAGGAAAAATGTAAATAAGTATGTAGCACAGCTTGGTCAGGGTGGAACGACTTTACCAGACCGCGATTATTATTTAAAAGATGATAGCAGGACTTTAAAAATCCGTGAAGCTTATCTGAATTATATGACTACTTTATTCACTTTGACTGGTAGTTCAGCAACAGATGCGAAACAAAAAGCAAATACAGTGCTTTCTATAGAGAAAAAACTGGCTGAGGCTCAGATGTCGCGCCTTGAAATGCGTGATCCTTACAAAACCTACAATAAATTTACAGTTGCTGATTTCGATAAAACGACACCAAATATTAACTGGACGGCTACTTTACCAAAACTTTTGGTCAAAGGACAGGATACTGTTTTAGTAGGCGCACCTAAGTTTTTTGTCAGCTTGAATGCTATGCTGACTACTGTACCAGTTTCAGATTGGAAAACTTACCTGGAATGGAACATCCTTAAAAATTCAGCATCGAATTTAAGTTCTCCTTTTGTAAAAGCAGTATTTGCCTTTAATCAAGCACAAACTGGCCAGAAGGTACAAACACCAAGATGGCAGACCATGTCTTCTAAAACTGACGGTTCTATTGGTGAGTTATTGGGACAGCTGTATGTGGCTAAATATTTTAAGCCTGAGGCGAAAGCCCGCATGACAGAAATGATCAAAAATCTGCGTACTGCCTTTGAAATCAGAATTAAGGGGTTAGAGTGGATGAGTGATGTGACCAAAGAAAAAGCGCTGGCTAAACTAAATGCTTTTGTCCCTAAAATTGGTTATCCTGATCAATGGAAAACTTATGATGGATTGAATATTGACCGTAAAACTTATTTCCAAAACCTTAGAAATGTAGGTGCCTGGGGATATAATGATATGGTTTCTCAGTTGGGCAAACCGGTTGACCGTACCCGCTTTGGAATGACGCCGCCAACTGTAAATGCTTATTATAGCCCAACAATGAATGAAATTGTTTTCCCGGCTGGGATTTTACAGTTTCCCTTCTTCGCAGCAAATGCTGACGATGCGATCAACTACGGTGGTATTGGTGCAGTAATTGGTCATGAGATGTCACATGGTTTTGATGATAGTGGCAGCCAGTATGATAAAGATGGTAATCTGCGCAATTGGTGGACAAATGAGGACCGTACAAAATTTGAAGCCAAAACAAAAGCATTGGGCGAACAATATGATTCTTACGCAGTACTGGACACTATTCATGTGAACGGTAAACTGACTATGGGCGAAAATATTGGTGATTTAGGAGGTTTAAATGCTGCTTATACTGCATTTAAATTAACGAAACAAGGGCAGTCTGAAGAGAAGATTGATGGGTTTACACCTGATCAGCGTTTCTTCCTTTCGTGGGCCCAGGTATGGAGAGGTAATATTTTACCGGATAATGCTGCACAGCTGATTAAAACTGACCCGCATTCTCCAGGACAATTCAGAACTATTGGTGCTCCTGTAAATATGGATGCCTGGTATAAAGCGTTTGATGTGAAACCTGGTGATAAATTATACAAAAAACCAGAAGACAGAATCAGGCTTTGGTAAATTGCTGATCAATAAAAAAGCCGCTGCGAGATATTTATCGCAGCGGCTTTTTTTGTTTTAAAACCTGGTTAAGACTTTTCTGCCTAAATCAAAGGTTAACCGGAATGCCTGCTGACTACTCATCCTGGATGGGGTATTGTGTAAGCTAAAGACGAACGATCCTCTGATGTTCTTGAAAATCAAAGGGGTATACATCAGATCAAGCCTGTTATAGGTTTTATTGTGATAAAAACCGTCTCCATAATTGATATTTGACCCCTGTCCTTTGTAAAACTCATCGTATAAGGCAAAACGTTTGTAACCCAGGTAAGCACTGGCCACAAATCCTTTTGGGGTATTCAGGTCTGTGACATTTCTGATTCTTTCAATAGACATCAAAGCTCCGGCTTCAATTGTTAAAGAATCCAGTACGGTCTTGTGACTAAAATCCAATCCTAGCTTCACTTGTAAACCACCATTATCTTCTATATGGTCACCTGCTTGCTCATTCGAGGTATACGCATTGTGCATCAGCTGGAAATAATGCGTCACATAAAAAGGGCCTGTAGTTACGGGACGATATTTCCCTGATAATCCGACCAAAAACTGTTCTCTGTCGGTTGGTGATTGTTTACTCAGCCAGTCAATCCAAACTGTTTCTGTAAAATGCTCATTTTGATATTTTAATAACATCCCTTGTACATTTGGACGATAATAGCGTAAAGTATCATTTAATAAAGCACGGGGATAATCACTGAGCAGTCCTTCTCTCGAAAATGCACCAATATTAAAATTCCAGTTTTTGCTGGTATAGTTGTAATAAGCAACCGGATCTACCTTCATAAAGCGGCTGGAACCGAATTCATGTAATCCGTTTACCCCTACAATAAAGTGATTATTACTGTCCAGGTTTAAACCCAGATCAAGGGCAAGCCTGGTACCTGAATAAGTATTAGATCTGGAAATGTAATCTTTATACTCCCTGTTATCCATAAAGCCCATTCCATTAAAGTGGATATCAAGGCTTCCTTGTGCGAATGCTATAGTACTTGAAAATATTGAGACAATAATGATCAGGTAGATTTTTTTATTCATAATTGTATTTTAATCTTAATAATTTAGCGCTAATCTACAAAGCTTGTTTAGAATTTATGTGGTAAATTTGTAGAAATGAATATCATCACACAAACCGCAGACGGCTCTAACACTTTATATAACGAAACCATTGGTGAACACTACCATTCTAAACATGGGGCATTACAGGAAAGTAAGCATGTATTTATTGATGCGGGGCTAAAACAGGCCGAAATAACTTTCCCTGATCAGCCTATAACCATACTTGAAATTGGTTTCGGTACAGGGCTCAATTTCCTGCTGACTTCTGCTTATGCAGATGAGCATGGGCTTTCTTTGAGTTACACTGGAATTGAGGCTTATCCATTAAGCAAAGAAGAATTAATCTCTACACAATATAATCAATACGTACCTGCACCGATCTGGGATAGCCTGATGAATGTCTATGCAGAGGCATTATGCGCAGCGACTGCTTTAAATAAAGATCAGGAGTTGACCATAGCACATACTACCCTGGATGCTTTCAAGGCAGAGAAACTATTTGACCTGGTTTATTTTGATGCTTTTTCGGTACAACATCAACCGGAAATGTGGTCGGATGAAATCATTTGTCATGTTTGTTCTTTCTTGAAACCAAATGGGATCTTTGTGACCTATGCCATTACGGGAAAACTAAAACGTGCCTTAAAAAGTTGCGGTATGAAGGTTGAAAAGCTTCCTGGTGCTCCTGGAAAACGCGAAATGCTGCGTGCAACTAAAATTCCTGCTGAAGCATTGGAGTTTTAATTTACAAATTCCGGACTAAACTTGAACTTTTGCCATTTAGATTTGTTTTTAGGGCTACCTTGGATAAGACAACTTACTAAGAAAAACAAATATTTACAATGGATAAAAGAAAATTAGGTAATACAGATTTACTGGTTTCGCCAGTAACTTTTGGGGGAAATGTTTTTGGATGGACATTAGACGAGAAAAAATCTTTTGAGGTTTTGGATGGTTTTATAGCAGCGGGGTTTAATTTCATTGATACTGCTGATGTATATTCCAGATGGGTACCAGGCAATACGGGTGGTGAATCTGAAACTATTATCGGCAATTGGATGAAGTCAAGAAATAACCGTAATCAAATCATATTAGCGACAAAAGTAGGGAGCAATATGGATCCCAACGGGAAAAAGTGCCTTTCAAAAAAATATATACTGGAAGCTGTTGAGGCTTCTCTGCTCAGGTTAAAAACTGACTATGTTGACCTTTATCAATCTCATTATGATGATTTGGAAACACCTGTAGAGGAAACGCTGGAGGCTTATGACCAATTGATCAGAGCAGGCAAGATACGGTGGATAGGTGCATCAAATTTCAGTGCTGAAAGATTTAAAGAGTCTTTGGAAACCAGTGCACGTTTGAGCTTACCAAAATATCAGAGTTT is a window encoding:
- a CDS encoding S9 family peptidase codes for the protein MKKLVLFAVLLSAAVIVNGQQKNLSMTDAMFNARTTLAPQKLKNLQFLYGKEDYAYSKTVNGGVVWFTGSTAAKEEKLLLNLTQLNQKLRAAKLDTLKTMPDISFNQGADWIIPVHGASLAYNPVKSSFTTLMDSKLAGQNKAERSVAGYTAYLDHYNLFVTDGKKAKQVTTDGTDNIVYASSVHRDEFGISKGTFWSNQGKKLAFYRMDQSMVSDYPIIDWTTRPAKNINIKYPMAGDKIHEVTVGVYNAETQTVVYLQTGEPAEQYLTNIAWSPDDKFIYIAVLNRGQNHMEFKQFDAQTGRYVKTLFEERDEKYVEPLVPALFLKKNPQQFIWQSNRDGWNQLYLYNTDGKLVKQLTKGNWEVTEVKGFDATGENLFYVSTAESPITRNLYVVNIKSGQSKRITSGFAAHKTEVSTSGNTVLDNFSSTKNPGTVELLDVKKGVKKQIFQSADPLANYALGASSIFTIKGKSGDPIYCNLFKPVGLDSTKKHPVVVYWYGGSHAQLILDQWNGGGSNYWFQYLAEQGFVVMVIDTRGSDNRGKAFEQAMFRKVGDVQMEDMMSAVDYLKGLSYTDEKNMGLFGWSFGGFNTVDFMVNHPGVFKAAVAGGAVTNWNFYEAMYTERYMDTPKENPEGYAATDLTNQIQKLKGKLLLIHGLQDNVVLQQHTVELVKKAVDDNIQLDYMIYPGHEHNVLGKDRTHLYQKVTDYFMQNLK
- a CDS encoding M13 family metallopeptidase is translated as MNTKHLKNYFAVLGILAASYSSYAQKVPTKFIDPANMDLTVKPGDDFYEYASGTWIKNNPVPAKETRWGSFNELRDFNINAVKSIVEEAAADRSAPAGSPKKRVGDFYAAAMDSATIEKAGYTPIKADLARINKLKDIKGILDEVVLMRTSGIGAPMYSFYVGQDRKNVNKYVAQLGQGGTTLPDRDYYLKDDSRTLKIREAYLNYMTTLFTLTGSSATDAKQKANTVLSIEKKLAEAQMSRLEMRDPYKTYNKFTVADFDKTTPNINWTATLPKLLVKGQDTVLVGAPKFFVSLNAMLTTVPVSDWKTYLEWNILKNSASNLSSPFVKAVFAFNQAQTGQKVQTPRWQTMSSKTDGSIGELLGQLYVAKYFKPEAKARMTEMIKNLRTAFEIRIKGLEWMSDVTKEKALAKLNAFVPKIGYPDQWKTYDGLNIDRKTYFQNLRNVGAWGYNDMVSQLGKPVDRTRFGMTPPTVNAYYSPTMNEIVFPAGILQFPFFAANADDAINYGGIGAVIGHEMSHGFDDSGSQYDKDGNLRNWWTNEDRTKFEAKTKALGEQYDSYAVLDTIHVNGKLTMGENIGDLGGLNAAYTAFKLTKQGQSEEKIDGFTPDQRFFLSWAQVWRGNILPDNAAQLIKTDPHSPGQFRTIGAPVNMDAWYKAFDVKPGDKLYKKPEDRIRLW
- the mnmD gene encoding tRNA (5-methylaminomethyl-2-thiouridine)(34)-methyltransferase MnmD, yielding MNIITQTADGSNTLYNETIGEHYHSKHGALQESKHVFIDAGLKQAEITFPDQPITILEIGFGTGLNFLLTSAYADEHGLSLSYTGIEAYPLSKEELISTQYNQYVPAPIWDSLMNVYAEALCAATALNKDQELTIAHTTLDAFKAEKLFDLVYFDAFSVQHQPEMWSDEIICHVCSFLKPNGIFVTYAITGKLKRALKSCGMKVEKLPGAPGKREMLRATKIPAEALEF
- a CDS encoding aldo/keto reductase, whose translation is MDKRKLGNTDLLVSPVTFGGNVFGWTLDEKKSFEVLDGFIAAGFNFIDTADVYSRWVPGNTGGESETIIGNWMKSRNNRNQIILATKVGSNMDPNGKKCLSKKYILEAVEASLLRLKTDYVDLYQSHYDDLETPVEETLEAYDQLIRAGKIRWIGASNFSAERFKESLETSARLSLPKYQSFQPEYNLYKREGFEKELEQICLDHQVGVINYYSLASGFLTGKYRSEADLGKSQRGSAVKEFMDPRGFRILKALDEVSEQYNSSVASVALAWLMARPSVTSPIASVTSLEQLKNLTKAAALRLDVEVISILDEASAWE